In Gadus chalcogrammus isolate NIFS_2021 chromosome 11, NIFS_Gcha_1.0, whole genome shotgun sequence, a single window of DNA contains:
- the myl7 gene encoding myosin regulatory light chain 2, atrial isoform, with translation MASKKAANRRQRGAQKACSNVFSMFEQSQIQEFKEAFGCIDQDRDGVIKKQDLKETYGQLGKLNVNDEELEEMLNEGKGPINFTVFLSLFGEKLNGTDPEETIVAAFKLFDPNATGSINKDEFRRLLMNQADKFTGEEVDQAFAVAPIDVAGNLDYKSLCYIITHGDEKEDS, from the exons ATG GCGAGCAAGAAGGCTGCTAATAGGAGACAGCGCGGAGCCCAGAAGGCTTGCTCAAATGTCTTCTCAATGTTTGAGCAGTCTCAGATACAGGAGTTTAAAGAG GCCTTTGGCTGCATTGACCAAGACAGAGATGGTGTTATCAAAAAACAAGACCTAAAGGAGACTTATGGACAACTAG gaAAGCTCAATGTCAATGATGAAGAACTAGAAGAAATGTTGAACGAGGGAAAGGGTCCGATCAACTTTACGGTGTTCCTGAGTCTGTTTGGAGAGAAACTAAATG GTACTGACCCGGAGGAAACCATAGTGGCTGCCTTTAAGCTCTTTGACCCTAATGCAACAGGCTCCATCAACAAGGATGA ATTTAGGCGGTTATTGATGAACCAGGCTGACAAATTCACAGGAGAAGAG GTGGACCAGGCGTTTGCAGTAGCTCCGATAGATGTGGCTGGAAACCTGGACTACAAGTCTCTCTGCTACATCATCACACATGGAGATGAGAAGGAAGACTCCTAA
- the gck gene encoding hexokinase-4 isoform X2, which yields MPCVSTHLRQILKMPSSYNAEVDQSLMVEQILSEFRLNKEDLQEVMKRMQLEMDRGLRLETHKEASVKMLPTYVCSTPEGSEVGDFLALDLGGTNFRVMLVKVGEDEERGWKVETKNEMYSISEDAMTGTAEMLFDYIAECISDFLGKHHIKHKKLSLGFTFSFPVRHEDIDKGILLNWTKGFKASGAEGNNIVGLLRDAIKRRGDFEMDVVAMVNDTVATMISCYYEDRSCEVGMIVGTGCNACYMEEMRTLELVEGEEGRMCVNTEWGAFGDNGELEDFRLEYDRVVDEFSLNPGQQLYEKLISGKYMGELVRLVLIKLVNQDLLFNGDASDLLKTRGGFETRYVSQVESDSGDRKQIYNILSTLGLLPSELDCDIVHLVCESVSTRSAHMCAAGLAAVINVMRERRSQEALKITVGVDGSVYKLHPCFQNRCHEVVRELTPHCDITFIQSEEGSGRGAALISAVACKMAACMITQ from the exons ATGCCGTGTGTGAGCACTCATCTTAGGCAGATTCTGAAGATGCCCAGTAGTTACAACGCTGAGGTGGATCAAAGCCTCATG GTGGAGCAGATTCTCTCCGAGTTCCGTCTGAATAAGGAGGACCTGCAAGAGGTCATGAAGAGGATGCAGCTTGAGATGGACCGAGGACTGCGTCTGGAGACACACAAGGAAGCCAGCGTCAAAATGCTCCCCACCTATGTCTGCTCTACCCCAGAAGGATCAG AGGTGGGAGACTTCCTCGCCCTGGACTTGGGGGGCACCAACTTCCGGGTGATGCTGGTGAAGGTGGGCGAGGACGAGGAGCGGGGCTGGAAGGTGGAGACCAAAAACGAGATGTATTCTATCTCTGAAGACGCGATGACCGGAACCGCTGAAATG CTCTTTGACTACATAGCGGAGTGCATCTCAGATTTTCTCGGCAAACACCACATCAAGCATAAGAAGCTTTCTCTCGGGTTCACCTTCTCCTTCCCCGTCCGACATGAAGATATTGACAAG GGCATTCTACTGAACTGGACCAAAGGTTTCAAGGCTTCAGGGGCAGAAGGGAACAATATTGTGGGCCTGCTGAGGGATGCAATCAAGAGGCGAGGG GACTTTGAGATGGatgtggttgccatggtgaacgACACAGTGGCCACAATGATATCTTGCTACTACGAAGACCGCAGCTGTGAGGTTGGGATGATTGTTG GCACTGGTTGCAATGCCTGTTACATGGAGGAGATGCGAACTttggagctggtggagggagaagagggtcGCATGTGTGTGAACACAGAGTGGGGGGCCTTCGGGGACAACGGGGAGCTGGAAGACTTCAGACTGGAGTACGACCGGGTGGTGGACGAGTTCTCCCTGAACCCCGGACAGCAACT ATATGAGAAGCTGATCAGCGGGAAGTACATGGGAGAGCTGGTCAGGCTGGTTTTGATCAAGCTCGTCAACCAAGACCTGCTGTTTAACGGCGACGCTTCAGACCTGCTCAAGACACGCGGCGGCTTCGAGACGCGTTATGTGTCCCAGGTGGAGAG TGACTCTGGGGACAGGAAGCAGATCTACAACATCCTGTCCACCTTGGGCTTGCTGCCGTCAGAGCTGGACTGTGACATTGTGCACCTGGTGTGTGAGAGCGTCTCCACACGCTCCGCCCACATGTGCGCCGCCGGTCTCGCCGCGGTGATCAATGTCATGCGCGAGCGCCGCAGCCAGGAGGCCCTCAAGATCACGGTGGGCGTCGACGGGTCCGTCTACAAACTGCACCCATG TTTCCAAAACAGGTGCCACGAGGTAGTCCGGGAGCTCACGCCGCATTGTGACATCACCTTCATCCAatcagaggaggggagtggCCGGGGTGCCGCCCTAATCTCGGCCGTGGCCTGTAAGATGGCGGCCTGCATGATCACACAGTAG
- the gck gene encoding hexokinase-4 isoform X1, with the protein MPCVSTHLRQILKMPSSYNAEVDQSLMVEQILSEFRLNKEDLQEVMKRMQLEMDRGLRLETHKEASVKMLPTYVCSTPEGSVFAVTSEVGDFLALDLGGTNFRVMLVKVGEDEERGWKVETKNEMYSISEDAMTGTAEMLFDYIAECISDFLGKHHIKHKKLSLGFTFSFPVRHEDIDKGILLNWTKGFKASGAEGNNIVGLLRDAIKRRGDFEMDVVAMVNDTVATMISCYYEDRSCEVGMIVGTGCNACYMEEMRTLELVEGEEGRMCVNTEWGAFGDNGELEDFRLEYDRVVDEFSLNPGQQLYEKLISGKYMGELVRLVLIKLVNQDLLFNGDASDLLKTRGGFETRYVSQVESDSGDRKQIYNILSTLGLLPSELDCDIVHLVCESVSTRSAHMCAAGLAAVINVMRERRSQEALKITVGVDGSVYKLHPCFQNRCHEVVRELTPHCDITFIQSEEGSGRGAALISAVACKMAACMITQ; encoded by the exons ATGCCGTGTGTGAGCACTCATCTTAGGCAGATTCTGAAGATGCCCAGTAGTTACAACGCTGAGGTGGATCAAAGCCTCATG GTGGAGCAGATTCTCTCCGAGTTCCGTCTGAATAAGGAGGACCTGCAAGAGGTCATGAAGAGGATGCAGCTTGAGATGGACCGAGGACTGCGTCTGGAGACACACAAGGAAGCCAGCGTCAAAATGCTCCCCACCTATGTCTGCTCTACCCCAGAAGGATCAG TGTTTGCGGTCACGTCAGAGGTGGGAGACTTCCTCGCCCTGGACTTGGGGGGCACCAACTTCCGGGTGATGCTGGTGAAGGTGGGCGAGGACGAGGAGCGGGGCTGGAAGGTGGAGACCAAAAACGAGATGTATTCTATCTCTGAAGACGCGATGACCGGAACCGCTGAAATG CTCTTTGACTACATAGCGGAGTGCATCTCAGATTTTCTCGGCAAACACCACATCAAGCATAAGAAGCTTTCTCTCGGGTTCACCTTCTCCTTCCCCGTCCGACATGAAGATATTGACAAG GGCATTCTACTGAACTGGACCAAAGGTTTCAAGGCTTCAGGGGCAGAAGGGAACAATATTGTGGGCCTGCTGAGGGATGCAATCAAGAGGCGAGGG GACTTTGAGATGGatgtggttgccatggtgaacgACACAGTGGCCACAATGATATCTTGCTACTACGAAGACCGCAGCTGTGAGGTTGGGATGATTGTTG GCACTGGTTGCAATGCCTGTTACATGGAGGAGATGCGAACTttggagctggtggagggagaagagggtcGCATGTGTGTGAACACAGAGTGGGGGGCCTTCGGGGACAACGGGGAGCTGGAAGACTTCAGACTGGAGTACGACCGGGTGGTGGACGAGTTCTCCCTGAACCCCGGACAGCAACT ATATGAGAAGCTGATCAGCGGGAAGTACATGGGAGAGCTGGTCAGGCTGGTTTTGATCAAGCTCGTCAACCAAGACCTGCTGTTTAACGGCGACGCTTCAGACCTGCTCAAGACACGCGGCGGCTTCGAGACGCGTTATGTGTCCCAGGTGGAGAG TGACTCTGGGGACAGGAAGCAGATCTACAACATCCTGTCCACCTTGGGCTTGCTGCCGTCAGAGCTGGACTGTGACATTGTGCACCTGGTGTGTGAGAGCGTCTCCACACGCTCCGCCCACATGTGCGCCGCCGGTCTCGCCGCGGTGATCAATGTCATGCGCGAGCGCCGCAGCCAGGAGGCCCTCAAGATCACGGTGGGCGTCGACGGGTCCGTCTACAAACTGCACCCATG TTTCCAAAACAGGTGCCACGAGGTAGTCCGGGAGCTCACGCCGCATTGTGACATCACCTTCATCCAatcagaggaggggagtggCCGGGGTGCCGCCCTAATCTCGGCCGTGGCCTGTAAGATGGCGGCCTGCATGATCACACAGTAG
- the ykt6 gene encoding synaptobrevin homolog YKT6 has protein sequence MKLFSLSILHKGATKSHLLKAAYDLSSFSFFQRSSVQEFMTFTSALIVERTSHGSRASVKEQEYLCHVYVRNDDLSAVVIADHEYPQRVCFTLLDKVLEEFSRQVDSIDWPSGNPETINYRSLDLHLAKYQNPKEADAMTKVQAELDETKIILHNTMESLLERGEKLDDLVAKSEHLGNQSKAFYKTARKQNSCCEIM, from the exons ATGAAACTCTTCAGCCTCAGCATCCTTCATAAAGGGGCCACCAAATCCCACCTACTCAAGGCGGCCTACGACCTCTCTTCTTTCAGCTTCTTTCAGCGCTCCAG TGTCCAGGAGTTCATGACATTCACCAGTGCCTTGATTGTTGAACGGACATCACATGGAAGCCGAGCCTCTGTCAAAGAACAAG AGTATCTTTGTCATGTGTACGTGAGGAACGACGACCTGAGTGCGGTCGTCATTGCTGACCATGAATACCCGCAGAGAGTCTGCTTCACACTGTTGGACAAG GTTTTAGAGGAGTTCTCAAGGCAAGTGGACAGTATAGACTGGCCTTCTGGAAACCCTGAAACCATCAACTACAGATCCCTCGATCTTCACCTAGCTAAATACCAG AATCCCAAGGAGGCGGATGCAATGACCAAAGTTCAGGCCGAACTGGACGAGACAAAGATTATTCTG CACAACACCATGGAAAGCCtgctggagaggggggagaaactGGATGATCTAGTGGCAAAGTCTGAACACTTGGGGAACCAGTCCAAAGCCTTTTACAAGACT GCACGGAAGCAGAACTCATGCTGTGAAATCATGTGA